In one Acomys russatus chromosome 15, mAcoRus1.1, whole genome shotgun sequence genomic region, the following are encoded:
- the S100a10 gene encoding protein S100-A10, which translates to MPSQMEHAMETMMLTFHRFAGDKDYLTKEDLKLLMEREFPGFLENQKDPLAVDKIMKDLDQCRDGKVGFQSFLSLVAGLIIACNDYFVLHMKQKGKK; encoded by the exons ATGCCATCTCAAATGGAACACGCCATGGAGACCATGATGCTCACATTCCACAGATTTGCGGGGGACAAAGACTACTTGACAAAGGAGGACCTGAAGTTGCTCATGGAAAGGGAGTTCCCTGGGTTTTTGGAA aatcaaaAGGACCCTCTGGCCGTGGACAAAATCATGAAGGACCTGGACCAGTGCCGAGATGGCAAAGTGGGCTTCCAGAGCTTCTTGTCACTAGTCGCAGGGCTCATCATCGCGTGCAACGACTATTTTGTGCTACAcatgaagcagaaaggaaagaaatag